The proteins below are encoded in one region of Candidatus Thiodiazotropha sp. LNASS1:
- a CDS encoding DUF2309 domain-containing protein: MNEGHNKHSDIREQIREAIDHLQHILPSQAPIRDFVHHNTLHGFQHLPFQEALATARRITGARGFLPLEKYRDYYCQGRISLEDLISCVEQERDLEPETRLADTARGSLSRGDIIVAVMSMPYQPVSGCQLNWQIEENRVLERLRSDLPKTCRNRLLSNAQESGLTTESAAVSDLWDACLQVLHLEHESTHPEELLDLAPEQAETLLHDMLDVANSGGDSPNTTTQLMQQTATDRFDMLLERLGRDMTMRDLLLATTGHDLLDDLRPQLIRDLSSFLDQGVASWRPLSPSKGFYHYWCERVELDLDWHLRNIEGWQQHLELLQSDPLETIISELHRLGLARDHWTGYLERLALELPGWSGMVLWRHFHPGYESLSARIDMLDYLAVRLVLERIYAHNLCARLFNIESSIDMLRWYFHHQADEFTVREALFNSRLPEYLASRAQRAVHAPADTDGDENAARWQHLAQLIWTWRQSSGSYENNTQPTLCQGAWPLFQLMQQLGWCGDEVRCLTYEHIEAIFDTVDALDEDRMGFIWLRAYEKQYRDQILNALAKNRGRGAWPEREERPAAQVIFCMDDREEGTRRHLEELYPEVETLGTAAHFSVPHNWRGLDDSCAGPQAPVIPTPVIPVHEVRETPAVQNLEAGRLHQRRHQLLKKGQQLLLQNTRRGALLPGLLTAIAAPATLAVLIGKILAPRPFGRLLSYLRQGIEKPVTTRIEYSAPNDSPEATIESPRPGFTDTEQADRVQAMLKSMGLLNGFAPLVTIIGHGSRNQNNPHTSAYNCGACSGRFSGPNARLVAGMANRPEVRAILAERGIVIPQDTWFIGAEHDTCGEIIDWYDLDQIPDALQPSQQKLAKACEQACYLHAQERCRRLASAPRQPNPQQAFNHVLGRSLDFSQVRPELGHATNACAFIGRRSISRGAFFDRRAFLISYDASHDPTGEVLERHLLINGAVGAGINLEYYFSTVDNEHYGCGSKVTHNVTGFLGIMEGASSDLRTGLPRQMIEIHEAMRLLAVVEASTKILTEIYQRQPPLQELVGNGWVVLVAMDPDNGEFHLFDPESGWVAWQPDEKAITAVPRSADWYTGSTGPLRPALIKTPEEVAVDA, from the coding sequence ATGAATGAGGGCCACAACAAGCACAGCGATATCCGGGAGCAGATCAGAGAGGCGATCGATCACCTGCAGCACATACTTCCCAGTCAGGCACCGATTCGGGATTTCGTTCACCACAATACCCTGCATGGCTTTCAGCACCTGCCCTTCCAAGAAGCCCTTGCCACCGCCCGCCGCATAACCGGCGCCCGTGGTTTCCTGCCGCTGGAAAAGTATCGTGACTACTATTGCCAGGGTCGGATATCCCTCGAAGACCTGATCAGTTGTGTCGAGCAAGAGAGAGATCTGGAACCGGAAACACGCTTGGCCGATACGGCCCGCGGATCACTCAGTCGGGGCGACATCATCGTTGCAGTGATGAGCATGCCCTATCAGCCTGTATCCGGCTGCCAACTCAACTGGCAGATAGAGGAGAATCGTGTCCTTGAACGTCTCCGGTCCGATCTTCCCAAAACATGCCGAAATCGTCTGCTGAGCAATGCCCAAGAGAGCGGATTGACAACGGAATCGGCTGCGGTGAGCGACCTGTGGGATGCCTGCCTCCAGGTTCTCCACCTGGAGCATGAATCCACTCACCCGGAGGAGCTGCTCGATTTGGCCCCGGAGCAGGCCGAAACACTGCTGCATGACATGCTCGATGTGGCAAATAGCGGGGGGGACAGCCCCAATACAACCACCCAACTGATGCAGCAGACGGCCACAGATCGCTTCGACATGCTGCTCGAACGTTTGGGCCGTGACATGACTATGAGGGATCTTTTATTGGCCACAACCGGTCATGACCTGCTGGATGATTTACGTCCGCAGTTGATCAGAGACCTCTCGAGTTTTCTCGATCAGGGAGTGGCGAGCTGGCGCCCCCTCTCCCCATCCAAAGGTTTTTATCACTACTGGTGCGAACGGGTGGAACTGGACCTCGACTGGCATTTGCGAAACATCGAGGGATGGCAGCAACATCTTGAATTGCTTCAAAGTGATCCGCTGGAAACCATTATCAGCGAGCTGCATCGACTGGGATTGGCGAGGGACCATTGGACGGGTTACCTGGAGCGATTGGCATTGGAGCTGCCCGGTTGGTCCGGGATGGTACTCTGGCGGCACTTTCACCCAGGTTATGAATCACTCTCCGCCCGTATCGATATGCTCGATTATCTGGCAGTACGGCTGGTCCTGGAGAGAATCTACGCCCACAATCTCTGCGCACGCCTGTTCAATATCGAATCCAGTATCGATATGTTGCGTTGGTATTTTCACCATCAGGCCGATGAATTCACTGTCCGTGAAGCGCTCTTCAACAGCCGATTACCGGAATATCTGGCCAGCCGTGCCCAGCGTGCTGTCCATGCGCCAGCTGACACGGATGGGGATGAGAACGCGGCACGCTGGCAACACCTTGCCCAGTTGATCTGGACCTGGCGTCAAAGCAGCGGCAGTTACGAGAACAACACTCAACCGACACTTTGCCAGGGTGCCTGGCCCCTGTTCCAGCTGATGCAGCAACTCGGCTGGTGCGGTGACGAAGTACGCTGCCTCACATACGAACATATCGAGGCAATATTCGATACGGTTGATGCACTCGATGAAGACCGTATGGGTTTCATCTGGCTCCGTGCCTACGAAAAACAGTATCGGGACCAGATCCTCAACGCACTGGCAAAAAACCGTGGACGGGGTGCCTGGCCGGAGCGGGAAGAGAGGCCTGCCGCTCAAGTGATCTTCTGCATGGATGACCGTGAAGAGGGAACTCGCCGGCATCTTGAGGAGCTCTATCCGGAGGTGGAGACCCTGGGTACAGCGGCACACTTCAGCGTGCCGCATAACTGGCGGGGCCTGGATGACAGCTGTGCCGGACCCCAGGCACCGGTCATCCCCACGCCTGTGATCCCGGTTCATGAGGTCAGAGAGACGCCGGCAGTGCAAAACCTGGAGGCCGGCAGATTGCATCAACGTCGCCATCAGCTGCTGAAAAAAGGCCAACAACTGCTATTGCAAAACACACGCCGCGGAGCACTGCTGCCCGGATTGTTGACGGCAATTGCAGCCCCCGCAACCCTGGCTGTTTTGATCGGCAAGATTCTGGCGCCCAGACCCTTTGGGCGGTTGCTGAGCTATCTTCGACAGGGCATTGAAAAACCGGTAACAACCCGTATTGAGTACAGCGCCCCGAACGACAGCCCGGAGGCGACCATTGAATCACCCCGTCCGGGCTTCACTGATACTGAACAGGCGGATCGGGTACAGGCCATGTTGAAGAGCATGGGACTGCTCAATGGTTTCGCCCCATTGGTCACCATTATCGGCCATGGTTCACGTAACCAGAATAATCCACATACCTCGGCATACAATTGCGGCGCTTGTTCCGGACGCTTCAGCGGCCCGAATGCACGCCTCGTCGCCGGGATGGCCAACCGACCCGAGGTAAGAGCGATTCTGGCCGAACGCGGGATTGTCATCCCGCAGGACACCTGGTTCATCGGTGCCGAACACGATACCTGCGGTGAGATCATCGATTGGTACGACCTCGACCAAATCCCCGACGCGCTGCAGCCGTCACAACAGAAACTGGCAAAGGCCTGCGAACAGGCCTGCTATCTGCATGCCCAGGAACGATGCAGACGTCTTGCCTCCGCACCCAGGCAGCCGAATCCCCAGCAGGCCTTTAACCATGTCCTCGGCCGTTCCCTCGACTTTTCCCAGGTCAGGCCTGAACTTGGTCATGCCACCAACGCCTGTGCATTCATCGGCCGGCGATCCATCAGTCGGGGGGCGTTTTTCGACCGGCGCGCCTTCCTCATCTCCTACGACGCATCACATGATCCAACCGGTGAGGTGCTGGAACGACACCTGCTGATCAACGGTGCGGTAGGTGCCGGAATCAATCTCGAATATTACTTCTCAACAGTGGATAACGAGCACTATGGCTGCGGTTCCAAGGTCACGCACAACGTGACCGGCTTCCTTGGGATAATGGAAGGCGCCAGCTCCGATCTGCGCACCGGACTGCCGCGACAAATGATCGAGATACATGAAGCGATGCGCCTCCTGGCGGTGGTTGAAGCCAGTACCAAAATACTGACAGAGATCTACCAGCGTCAACCACCTTTACAGGAGCTGGTGGGGAATGGCTGGGTAGTGCTGGTGGCGATGGATCCCGACAATGGTGAATTCCACTTGTTCGATCCCGAATCGGGTTGGGTTGCATGGCAACCCGATGAAAAGGCGATCACAGCTGTGCCTCGCTCGGCTGACTGGTATACAGGATCAACAGGACCATTGCGGCCCGCATTGATCAAGACCCCTGAGGAGGTGGCTGTAGATGCTTAA
- a CDS encoding proton-conducting transporter membrane subunit: MLKQYAWLIPLLPWLASGWIGIGYILNFNRGESGERQTSLVALGAGTGSLLLSLALALEAVVHGAPGQLVLGTWFDTGEIHLPISLSLDTTGLSLLTVVTLIIFLTLKFSVNYMHRESGYQRIFMLFCLFAGGMELIVLAGNALLAFVGWEIVGVTSYLLIGYAIDRQTATKNAVRVFVTNRVGDTGFIIGIALSIFWLGGVEWSQINSEAENIETLAAGVIASGFVIAALVKSAQLPFAPWISHALEGPTPSSAIFYSSLMVHAGVILLIRLAPLLEQAPAIMITIAILGLLTVIYGWLAGLTQSDIKSSLMFATTSQVGLMFFWCGMGWFTLAAWHLSLHAVWRLFQFLASPALVNQIDHATPPPPTWLARWRWLHNAALQRFWLDALSDALLVRPTVSLAKDVQFFDEQIVTRVIGLPVYTRSVSSLTQWEELQKRSSTDQMGAVGQGTGLAGKFMTWLANILYWFESRLVLRGGGEGLLKNFHRVGGVLERVDQLLSKPRYLIVLVVATFVVIL, encoded by the coding sequence ATGCTTAAGCAATACGCATGGCTCATCCCTCTCCTTCCTTGGCTGGCCTCCGGATGGATCGGTATCGGCTACATCCTGAACTTCAATCGCGGTGAGTCTGGCGAAAGGCAGACCTCACTGGTTGCCCTGGGCGCCGGCACCGGCTCCTTGCTGTTGTCGCTGGCCCTGGCACTTGAAGCAGTGGTCCACGGAGCGCCAGGACAGCTGGTTTTAGGTACCTGGTTCGATACCGGCGAGATTCACCTGCCGATCAGTTTAAGCCTGGATACGACCGGTCTTTCACTATTGACAGTGGTGACACTGATCATATTCCTGACGTTGAAGTTTTCCGTCAACTACATGCATCGCGAATCTGGATACCAGCGCATCTTCATGCTGTTCTGCCTGTTTGCCGGCGGCATGGAGCTCATCGTTTTGGCAGGGAATGCCCTGCTCGCCTTCGTAGGCTGGGAGATCGTTGGCGTTACTTCCTATCTACTCATCGGATATGCGATCGATCGACAGACAGCGACCAAGAACGCGGTTCGGGTTTTTGTAACCAACCGTGTCGGTGACACCGGTTTCATCATCGGTATCGCTCTCTCAATCTTCTGGCTCGGGGGGGTAGAATGGTCACAGATCAATAGTGAGGCTGAAAACATCGAGACCCTCGCGGCCGGTGTGATCGCAAGCGGTTTCGTGATAGCCGCATTGGTCAAATCGGCTCAACTGCCGTTTGCTCCTTGGATATCCCATGCATTGGAAGGCCCAACACCCTCATCCGCCATCTTCTACAGCTCCTTGATGGTGCATGCGGGCGTCATTCTGCTGATTCGCCTGGCGCCGCTACTCGAACAAGCCCCTGCGATCATGATCACCATTGCCATCCTTGGATTGCTGACTGTGATCTATGGCTGGCTTGCCGGACTGACTCAATCCGATATAAAAAGCTCCCTCATGTTCGCCACCACATCCCAGGTCGGTTTGATGTTCTTCTGGTGCGGTATGGGGTGGTTTACCCTGGCCGCCTGGCATCTGAGCCTGCATGCCGTATGGCGCTTGTTTCAATTCCTCGCATCACCGGCATTGGTCAATCAGATCGATCACGCCACGCCACCGCCACCGACCTGGCTGGCACGCTGGCGCTGGCTACATAATGCGGCCCTGCAACGCTTCTGGCTCGACGCATTGTCCGATGCACTCCTGGTGCGCCCTACAGTATCCCTGGCGAAGGATGTGCAGTTCTTTGATGAGCAGATCGTGACGCGTGTCATCGGACTGCCCGTCTATACCAGGAGTGTCTCTTCGCTCACCCAATGGGAAGAGTTACAGAAAAGAAGCTCCACCGATCAAATGGGTGCTGTGGGCCAGGGTACCGGACTGGCCGGTAAATTCATGACATGGCTCGCCAATATTCTGTACTGGTTTGAATCCCGTCTGGTACTGAGAGGTGGTGGCGAAGGCTTGTTGAAAAACTTTCATCGCGTGGGTGGAGTACTCGAACGGGTCGATCAGTTATTGTCCAAGCCGCGCTATCTGATCGTTTTAGTGGTGGCCACTTTTGTGGTGATACTGTGA
- a CDS encoding NuoM family protein, producing the protein MTIDSIHWSTQITYPILTVLQLLPLATVLLLWLMRHHRWLVPAGIIAALLEFFVSVDLWRHYDTDIAGFQFAEQIQIIPQLTYHSGIDGISVIFILLTGLLTLLVTLYGVVRDLKPFDRLFMAVFAVQACLMGLFVTLNLLWFVLLSAVQIGFIGYLLWRWGNSPDKELALRRFYQFMSVSVLLLIAGTLLMGWNYSDSHNGVWSFNLLQLAQTPVSETFRSVAFFLLFYGLAIRTPLFPLHGWLPLIAEHGNVAVAPTLLLGLKIGIYGLLRFVLPLLPTAVIEWHNYVALFALIGIFYAAFLAMMQNNLRRLLAYAVISHTGILILGIFSLEHAAFMGSVILSATFGLALAALVFTTGLLFRRTHTTLLHNLGGLFDSLPFLGITFLIGGLAIIGMPGTPGFDAVHLILESAIHKFGALVTIASALGNVVAAGFLLWAFQRAFLAPRPSGRQPFQVIPISKPEVFVVSALILILLSAGFFIEPWLTLIDKPLAALSAIYTAH; encoded by the coding sequence GTGACGATAGATAGCATCCATTGGTCAACACAGATCACCTATCCGATTCTGACAGTTTTACAACTGCTGCCATTGGCTACTGTGTTGCTGCTGTGGTTGATGCGTCACCACAGGTGGCTTGTCCCGGCAGGCATTATCGCTGCACTCCTGGAGTTCTTTGTGAGTGTCGATCTGTGGCGCCACTACGACACCGATATAGCGGGTTTTCAGTTCGCAGAACAAATCCAGATCATTCCCCAACTAACCTATCATAGCGGTATCGATGGCATATCGGTCATCTTCATTCTGCTGACGGGGCTGCTGACTCTGCTGGTAACCCTGTATGGCGTGGTACGCGATTTGAAGCCCTTCGACCGCCTCTTCATGGCTGTTTTCGCGGTACAGGCCTGCTTGATGGGGCTCTTCGTCACCCTCAATCTACTCTGGTTCGTGCTGTTGTCTGCAGTACAAATCGGCTTCATTGGTTATCTTTTGTGGCGTTGGGGCAACTCACCGGATAAGGAGCTGGCGCTAAGACGGTTTTATCAGTTCATGTCTGTGAGTGTCCTGCTGTTGATTGCAGGCACCCTATTGATGGGCTGGAACTATTCAGACAGTCATAATGGCGTCTGGAGCTTCAACCTGCTCCAACTTGCACAAACGCCGGTCTCAGAGACCTTCCGGTCAGTTGCCTTCTTTCTACTCTTTTACGGACTGGCGATACGCACACCGTTGTTCCCACTACATGGCTGGCTGCCGCTGATTGCGGAACACGGTAACGTGGCTGTTGCGCCCACACTGCTGCTTGGTCTCAAGATCGGCATCTATGGCCTGTTGCGATTTGTCCTGCCGTTATTGCCGACCGCTGTCATTGAGTGGCACAACTATGTGGCCCTGTTCGCACTCATTGGTATTTTCTACGCCGCATTTCTGGCAATGATGCAGAATAATCTGCGTCGCTTACTTGCCTATGCCGTGATCTCACACACGGGTATTCTGATATTGGGCATCTTCAGCCTGGAGCATGCCGCGTTTATGGGCAGTGTTATCCTCTCCGCCACTTTTGGCCTCGCCCTCGCCGCATTGGTATTTACCACCGGTCTGTTATTTCGTCGTACCCACACGACCCTGCTGCACAACCTGGGCGGTCTGTTCGATTCCCTGCCCTTTCTCGGTATCACCTTTCTGATCGGCGGTCTTGCCATCATCGGTATGCCGGGTACACCGGGTTTCGATGCCGTACACCTTATTCTTGAATCTGCCATTCACAAATTCGGCGCTTTAGTGACCATCGCATCCGCATTGGGCAATGTAGTCGCGGCAGGCTTTCTGTTGTGGGCTTTTCAACGCGCTTTCCTGGCGCCCCGTCCCAGTGGCAGACAGCCGTTTCAGGTTATTCCCATTTCAAAGCCGGAAGTGTTCGTGGTGAGCGCTCTGATACTCATCCTACTGAGTGCCGGTTTCTTTATAGAACCCTGGCTGACCCTGATTGATAAACCGCTCGCTGCATTGAGCGCCATATATACCGCTCATTGA
- a CDS encoding NuoM family protein, translating to MGSLQAMTDLPLLSTLLLLPLAGAGAIWFFPVSWARMVTLATLLCALFPAIAIVVLLESDNPGFQFVEHYPWIPALDANFRFGVDGLSAAFLPLTILLFIAATLASWTHIRGLQRVYFNLLLLFATATLGVFMSIDVLAFFLFWELTLAPLYFLISLWGIGPHRRYAATKYTLFMLAGGIPLLLAIAVLAFNHAEIAGAIPPEGLTFDYQTLLDTPLPAGLEVIVFLFLLVGFAVKTPLFPLHTWLPIVALEGPAPVAALLVGIKLGAYGIIRFAIPLAPTAAQELHWLLAGLGVVGLLYGALAAINQTNLRRMLAYSSMSHVGLVILGIASFNLQGLQGAVFQLLNFVVIAGGLFLLTGYLHHRLGSTDLIHLGGVAQTMPLLAAFFMFLGLASLGIPGTSGFPAELLILISALETHTGAGLAALFGLIIGTGYLLNSYRQSFFGPITDGQVSAGQDLRPKELAIMMLFSLLVLVFGLFPGGVLDLMESTAGLWLMRLQ from the coding sequence ATGGGATCACTCCAAGCAATGACCGATCTACCGCTACTCTCAACACTGCTGCTACTGCCACTTGCGGGCGCTGGTGCGATCTGGTTCTTTCCAGTCTCCTGGGCCCGTATGGTCACCCTCGCTACACTACTCTGCGCCCTGTTCCCGGCGATCGCCATCGTGGTACTGCTGGAGAGCGATAATCCCGGCTTTCAGTTCGTTGAACACTACCCCTGGATACCCGCGCTGGATGCCAACTTCAGATTTGGCGTCGATGGTTTGTCGGCAGCGTTTCTGCCTTTAACGATACTGTTGTTCATTGCTGCAACCCTTGCATCCTGGACCCATATCCGGGGCCTGCAAAGAGTCTACTTCAACCTGTTGCTGCTGTTCGCGACCGCCACCCTTGGTGTCTTCATGAGCATCGATGTGCTGGCCTTTTTTCTGTTTTGGGAATTGACCCTTGCACCCCTCTATTTCCTGATCAGCCTGTGGGGAATCGGCCCCCATCGGCGCTATGCGGCGACTAAATATACCCTGTTCATGCTGGCCGGGGGCATACCATTGCTGTTGGCGATTGCGGTTCTGGCCTTCAATCATGCCGAGATCGCCGGCGCCATACCACCGGAAGGACTCACGTTTGATTACCAGACCCTGCTCGATACCCCTCTTCCAGCCGGACTTGAGGTCATCGTATTCCTGTTTCTGCTGGTGGGCTTTGCCGTCAAGACCCCTCTCTTTCCGCTCCATACCTGGCTGCCAATTGTCGCCCTCGAAGGTCCCGCACCGGTTGCCGCGCTGCTGGTGGGTATCAAACTGGGCGCCTATGGCATTATTCGCTTTGCTATCCCGCTGGCCCCGACCGCCGCACAGGAACTGCATTGGCTACTGGCCGGACTGGGTGTCGTCGGCCTGCTGTATGGTGCATTGGCAGCCATCAATCAGACAAATCTCAGACGCATGCTGGCCTACTCCTCCATGAGCCATGTGGGGCTGGTGATTTTGGGTATCGCCTCATTTAACCTACAGGGTCTGCAGGGTGCTGTTTTCCAGTTGCTCAACTTTGTCGTCATTGCGGGAGGTCTGTTCCTGCTTACCGGTTATCTGCACCATCGTTTGGGGTCCACCGATTTGATCCATCTTGGGGGTGTGGCACAGACAATGCCATTGCTTGCAGCCTTCTTCATGTTTCTGGGTCTGGCCTCATTGGGTATTCCCGGAACCAGTGGATTTCCGGCAGAACTGCTGATCCTCATCAGTGCCCTTGAAACCCACACAGGTGCCGGACTCGCAGCCCTGTTCGGGCTCATCATCGGCACCGGCTATCTGTTGAACAGCTATCGCCAAAGCTTCTTCGGACCGATCACTGACGGCCAGGTAAGCGCTGGTCAGGACCTACGCCCTAAGGAGCTGGCCATCATGATGCTGTTTTCACTTCTGGTGCTGGTTTTCGGGCTGTTTCCCGGAGGTGTCCTGGACTTGATGGAATCGACGGCCGGCTTATGGCTGATGCGATTGCAATAG
- a CDS encoding IS110 family transposase gives MKAIIGIDVSKNKLDCLWLRSIEPRKVKSKVFPNTPAGHDHLLDWSQKQTGQPLSGLRFVMEATGIYHERLAYGLHEQGGEVAVLNPAQVRDYAKGIAVHTKTDRKDSLVLALYGAKEPLHLWRPEPAEIRKLKELLSRLEALQGDIQRERNRLEKALSGISHPEVGHSISTVLKGLEQEQKRLEAMIDEHIDTHPQLKNDQQLLESIPGIGRTLSRIMMSVYRARDFEHASQMAAYLGVVPIEHQSGSSINKRPRLSKAGSARIRAKLYMPAIVASLHNPTAKALYERLLARGKCKMSALGAVMRKLVHLCFGVLKHQQVYSPQAAL, from the coding sequence ATGAAAGCGATAATTGGCATTGATGTGAGTAAAAATAAGCTGGATTGTCTGTGGTTACGCAGTATCGAACCACGCAAGGTCAAGTCGAAGGTCTTTCCTAATACACCAGCCGGCCATGACCACCTACTCGATTGGTCACAAAAACAGACTGGTCAGCCACTGAGTGGGTTACGCTTTGTCATGGAGGCGACTGGCATCTACCACGAGCGTCTAGCCTACGGTCTGCATGAGCAAGGTGGTGAAGTCGCGGTGCTTAACCCGGCCCAGGTGAGAGATTACGCCAAGGGTATCGCGGTGCACACCAAGACCGACAGAAAGGACTCGCTGGTGTTAGCCTTGTATGGCGCCAAAGAACCCCTGCATCTGTGGAGACCGGAACCGGCAGAGATACGTAAACTCAAAGAGTTACTGTCACGGCTGGAGGCATTGCAAGGCGATATCCAGCGTGAACGCAACCGCCTGGAGAAGGCTTTGTCAGGGATCAGTCATCCAGAGGTTGGGCACTCCATCTCGACCGTGCTCAAAGGCCTGGAGCAAGAACAAAAGCGTCTGGAAGCGATGATCGATGAGCATATCGACACCCACCCCCAGCTGAAAAACGACCAGCAGCTGCTAGAAAGTATCCCAGGCATTGGCCGGACCCTCAGTCGAATCATGATGAGTGTCTACCGTGCCCGGGATTTTGAGCATGCTAGTCAAATGGCCGCCTATCTGGGAGTGGTGCCCATCGAGCATCAATCCGGATCCAGCATCAACAAGCGACCACGACTGTCGAAAGCAGGCAGCGCGAGGATCAGGGCCAAACTCTACATGCCTGCTATCGTGGCCAGTCTACACAACCCAACGGCCAAGGCCTTATACGAGCGGTTGCTCGCGAGAGGAAAATGCAAAATGTCCGCATTAGGAGCCGTTATGCGCAAATTAGTACATCTGTGCTTTGGGGTACTCAAGCACCAGCAAGTTTACTCCCCACAAGCCGCTTTATAG
- a CDS encoding BolA/IbaG family iron-sulfur metabolism protein, whose translation MNQQDLINRIKDLYPDAEVTVSGESCNFEVNVTTPAFDNMKSLQRQRSIMTLFNEEIGSGELHALTVRAKTPDELQ comes from the coding sequence ATGAACCAACAAGACCTGATCAATCGAATAAAAGACCTCTACCCGGATGCCGAGGTCACTGTTTCCGGTGAAAGCTGCAACTTTGAGGTGAATGTCACCACACCGGCATTCGACAACATGAAGAGTCTGCAAAGACAACGCTCCATCATGACCCTCTTCAATGAAGAGATTGGAAGCGGTGAGCTGCACGCATTAACGGTTCGTGCAAAAACCCCGGATGAGCTTCAGTAA
- a CDS encoding malate dehydrogenase encodes MKPAVKVTITGAAGHIGYALVFRIASGAMFGPDQPVILRLLEIPQSMSSLSGVGMELEDCAFPLLHDIVMTDNPEIGFRGTDYAILIGAKPRSKGMERKDLITENAKIFSHQGKAINDHASRDVKVLVVGNPANTNALIAASNAPDLDKRQFTAMTRLDHNRAIGQLAGKTNSLVADIKRVTVWGNHSMTQFPHIDNCEIAGKPVYDLVSQDWAIDHFIPRVQRRGAEIIEARGLSSAASAADAIVDHMHDWALGTPEGDWVSMAIPSDGSYGIEEGLVYSYPVTCKDGNYEIVQGLDLDEFSVSRLKASQKELLEERAIIQDLLPG; translated from the coding sequence ATGAAACCCGCAGTAAAAGTCACAATCACCGGTGCCGCAGGACACATCGGCTATGCACTGGTTTTTCGAATTGCATCCGGCGCCATGTTTGGCCCTGATCAACCTGTGATTCTCAGACTGCTTGAGATACCGCAATCCATGTCGTCATTGAGTGGCGTAGGCATGGAACTGGAGGATTGCGCCTTCCCGCTGCTGCACGATATCGTCATGACAGACAATCCCGAGATCGGATTCAGGGGAACGGATTACGCCATCCTGATTGGGGCGAAGCCACGCAGCAAGGGCATGGAGCGCAAGGACCTGATTACTGAAAACGCCAAGATCTTCTCTCATCAAGGCAAGGCAATCAATGACCACGCTTCACGAGATGTAAAAGTCCTGGTGGTGGGTAACCCGGCGAACACCAACGCACTGATCGCCGCTTCCAATGCCCCTGATCTGGACAAGCGCCAATTCACCGCAATGACCCGCCTGGACCACAACCGCGCCATCGGTCAGCTGGCCGGCAAGACCAATTCCCTGGTTGCGGATATCAAACGAGTGACGGTCTGGGGTAACCATTCGATGACCCAATTCCCCCACATCGACAATTGTGAGATCGCCGGCAAGCCCGTCTACGACCTGGTATCGCAGGATTGGGCCATAGACCACTTCATTCCCAGAGTTCAACGCCGCGGTGCCGAGATTATCGAAGCACGGGGGCTCTCCTCCGCTGCGTCAGCGGCCGATGCCATTGTCGATCATATGCATGACTGGGCGCTCGGCACCCCTGAGGGCGACTGGGTCAGCATGGCCATCCCTTCCGACGGTAGCTACGGTATCGAGGAAGGCTTAGTCTATTCCTATCCTGTCACCTGCAAGGACGGAAACTACGAAATCGTACAGGGACTGGATCTGGACGAATTCAGCGTATCCCGCCTCAAGGCATCCCAGAAGGAGCTACTTGAAGAACGGGCGATCATCCAGGACCTGCTGCCCGGTTGA